The following are encoded in a window of Rissa tridactyla isolate bRisTri1 chromosome 3, bRisTri1.patW.cur.20221130, whole genome shotgun sequence genomic DNA:
- the ZNF292 gene encoding zinc finger protein 292 isoform X2, whose translation MRIKHLMKTKQLTQATALAKLCSDHPEISAKGNFKQTYLVCLCSGSPNEKLMEEIAEVDCKDALEMICNLESDGDEKSALILCAAFLSRQLQQGEMYCAWELTLFWSKLQQRVEPSIQVYLERCRQLSVLTKTVYHIFFLIKVINSEIDGAGLATCIELCVKALRLESSENTDVKISICKTISCLLPDDLEVKRACQLSEFLLEPTVDAYYAVEMLYNQPDQKYDEENLPIPNSLRCELLLVLKTQWPFDPEFWDWKTLKRQCLALMGEEASIVSSIDELNDSEVYEKVEGCQEETKETSVNGLAGTFDEATSLLKGIRDEKQKKREIKKLRERGFISARFRNWQAYMQYCVLCDKEFLGHRIVRHAQKHYKDGIYSCPICAQNFNSKENFVPHVTLHVKNSSKERLAAMKPLRRLGRPPKIATANENQKTDSVSKQEQRPIKKNSLYSTDFIVFNDNDGSDDENDDKDKPYIPEIVPVQKPLPVNEFTCPVTFCKKGFKYFKNLIAHAKGHKDNEEAKRFLEMQSKKVICQYCRRHFVSVTHLNDHLQMHCGSKPYICIQMKCKAGFNSYAELLTHRKEHQVFRAKCMFPKCGRVFSEAYLLYDHEAQHYNTYTCKVTGCGKVYRSQSELEKHVEDHNKQPEEEQQPESQPDQPDLSQPSKANENTDGVAVKEELTSPPADNQSSFTEGENVVWNQIKAEPVRNESVNASATVLQQSDSLPTAGSEQSPTASVKTEVAIPASSIKMAAVNQKIRDNFVKRGKLAASASKVDTTKPGAQQLCSSVDSCLTVFQERKEEDCLSQTQNIQNISVTSDTLKPEALESKSLERQVSIVNPFSVQNQAGYRNSVPISKLEIEDSIKAAANLYNLPLKTLESITFIPSQPNINSPLVSAVPPAAPIQKFNCQVEGCTRTYNSSQSIGKHMKAAHPDQYAAFKMQRKNKKPRKSTNLQNVPNDGKIVYLMPSQVGNPTSGAAFTTQNKPNLNPTCSSQVQHVSSPLFPTHLENLANPMLPIVESVINPSLSTRIKSEPESVLCSQMENLSGATLPSQLDDLAKTVMPLNIDGGSDPFLPLPAENGPMSLFPSSAENPPNSVFSQLENNTNNFSSQLEGNTSSAFPKEETVDQIFPSRLSNENNFNETGSQHPPSEKVKKDRGRGPNGKERKPKHNKRAKWPAIIRDGKFICSRCFRVFTNPRSLGGHLSKRSYCKPLEGSEISPEALQANGQSLLASMILSSNSLNLQQPQESAFNPETCFKDPSFLQLLAAENRSTALLQTVFPRVNVTNFNTGGNEEGNQIIKQALETAGIPSTFDNTEVLPHVVTTSCITGTTQINATVLPNSTASPLLQPVCNPSTLLTDQNRTPNAKIPPINECKSLPVFATEDLMLKTIENGLCPSSFSNTVAAAQNFAGNSSRVSVISSPKNSGSSNLNKKGTSASKRKRKATTPLLAPNTSQKVELNNTTMGLLTKSTDGKVQIQGEGFQSNLLANCGSQAAVENLTQKLNNVDNQLFMASIKENFKTNLEAHTLPPLTVKTENGDSQMMAVNSCVQANSQEQISEDNVMQNFEKTLEIIKTAMNSQILEVKTEIQDTIAASEQNSQVNNAQASSGNGAHSVKLPTPAQFAVHAGNVTTAKSSSAQSETSQKDDTQILEILERLQKLKLEDDSPIQVSETVSQCPPADVLAPAVPVVSTENKPLIQISPEASNIQFSDKVNKPFVCQDPGCNYSAMTKDALFKHYGKVHQYSAEMILEIKKHQLKYAPFKCVVATCPKTFTRNSNLRAHCQLVHHFTTEEMVKLKIKRPYGRRSQNETVNTAPQPVEIKTLQTLIIENKTAAPLVKEAEIKEAVEPVKVSEKLLPENNIPERLEKPPQVVSVPLEQHNAETIGSTQAQPKVRKVRRYRKEKEERKRRKPVTKSLEFPTRYSPYRPYRCVHQGCFAAFTIQQNLILHYQAVHKSDLPAFSVEVEEEIEPGKEERDEVETKPTVREFRCEVSDCSRIFQEVTSLIQHYMKLHDMTPEQIGSMKSAPETGRFSCDQSQCKTSFTAYLNYVVHLEADHGIKIKPNKVEDDGVFKCDCEGCDRIYATRSNLLRHIFNKHNDKHKDHLIRPRRLTPGQENISSKANQEKPLKSKQRGLKNRSGKEGNRLSVKTKRKKNVNLENKNSKGIQVQENKAYSLKRGKHVYSIKARNDALSECTSRFITQYPCMIKGCSSVVTSESNIIRHYKCHKLSKAFTSQHRNLLIVSKKHSVSEVKEASCEQEETDKKSDVKEPEPTLIVSNNDSSTSTLPQKETEKGEKDEVDELTELFITKLINEDCSSAENQAKISSSVNGDLQETSSCPSEKQKSNNLKRANKEKNVSQNKRRRTEKTEEVLPIDVSSMHREEETAVAIQTAEEQPAAFDWSSFKPMGFEVSFLKFLEESAVKQKKSTERDYHSSGTKKGSHSNSRKSNEKTSIASNTVTWSCSETETLVPFANPSRLPCGDNVKIVLDKTFKDCAERVLKQLQEMKPVVSLTKLEGRWEDNPEVTAAKVVVTRPEEGESKY comes from the exons ATGCGTATTAAGCAcctaatgaaaacaaagcaattaaCGCAAGCTACTGCCCTGGCAAAACTGTGTTCTGACCATCCAGAAATCAGTGCAAAAGGCAATTTCAAGCAAACCTACCTGGTCTGTCTTTGTTCAGGATCACCAAATGAAAAGCTAATGGAAGAA ATTGCAGAAGTAGATTGCAAAGATGCTCTAGAAATGATTTGTAACCTAGAATCTGATGGAGATGAAAAAAGTGCTCTAATTTTATGTGCAGCATTTTTATCTCGCCAGCTGCAGCAAGGAGAGATGTACTGTGCCTG GGAACTGACTCTTTTCTGGAGTAAACTGCAGCAAAGGGTAGAGCCTTCTATTCAAGTATATCTAGAGAGATGTCGTCAACTTTCTGTGTTAACTAAGACTGTTTATCACATTTTCTTCCTGATTAAAGTAATTAATTCAGAG ATTGATGGTGCTGGACTTGCAACCTGCATTGAACTGTGTGTGAAAGCGTTGCGCTTGGAATCCAGTGAAAATACAGATGTCAAGATATCAATTTGCAAGACTATCTCCTGCTTGCTTCCAGATGATTTGGAGGTTAAACGTGCTTGTCAGCTGAGTGAATTTCTTCTTGAACCCACTGTGGATGCATATTATGCTGTTGAAATGCTATATAATCAGCCTGACCAGAAGTATGATGAAGAGAATCTTCCAATACCAAATTCTTTGCGCTGTGAGCTCTTACTTGTACTGAAAACTCAGTGGCCTTTTGATCCAGAGTTCTGGGACTGGAAAACTCTCAAGCGTCAGTGTCTGGCACTTATGGGAGAGGAGGCATCCATCGTGTCATCAATAGATGAACTCAATGATAGTGAAGTTTATGAGAAGGTTGAGGGTTGCCAAGAAGAGACTAAAGAAACTTCTGTGAATGGGCTTGCTGGCACTTTTGATGAAGCTACAAGCCTCCTTAAGGGTATCagagatgaaaagcagaaaaagagagaaattaaaaaactCAGAGAGAGGGGGTTCATATCAGCAAGATTTAGGAACTGGCAAGCTTATATGCAGTATTGTGTGTTATGTGACAAAGAATTCCTAGGTCATAGAATAGTTAGGCATGCACAAAAACATTATAAAGACGGAATTTACAGTTGCCCTATTTGTGCCCAAAATTTTAATTCTAAAGAAAACTTTGTTCCCCATGTAACTTTGCATGTTAAAAATTCCAGCAAAGAGAGACTGGCTGCTATGAAACCACTGAGAAGACTGGGAAGACCTCCTAAAATAGCAACTGCTAATGAGAATCAGAAAACCGATTCTGTATCCAAACAGGAGCAGCGACCCATTAAGAAGAACAGTCTCTATTCAACAGACTTCATTGTGTTTAATGATAACGATGGCTCAGATGATGAAAATGATGACAAAGATAAACCTTACATACCAGAGATAGTGCCAGTTCAAAAGCCACTCCCTGTTAATGAATTCACCTGCCCTGTAACATTTtgcaaaaaaggctttaaatattttaaaaacctaaTAGCACACGCAAAGGGGCATAAAGATAATGAAGAAGCTAAACGTTTTcttgaaatgcaaagcaaaaaagtGATTTGTCAGTACTGTAGACGACATTTCGTAAGTGTTACTCACCTGAATGATCATTTACAAATGCACTGTGGCAGCAAGCCTTATATCTGCATACAGATGAAATGTAAGGCTGGTTTTAACAGTTACGCTGAGCTGTTGACGCACAGGAAGGAGCATCAAGTCTTCAGAGCAAAGTGTATGTTTCCTAAATGTGGCAGGGTGTTTTCTGAAGCCTATTTACTCTACGATCACGAAGCACAACACTATAATACCTATACCTGCAAAGTCACAGGCTGCGGAAAGGTATACCGTTCTCAGAGTGAACTGGAAAAGCACGTTGAGGATCACAACAAGCAGCCTGAAGAAGAGCAACAGCCTGAAAGCCAGCCTGATCAGCCTGATCTTAGTCAGCCTTCTAAAGCGAATGAAAATACTGATGGAGTTGCTGTTAAAGAGGAATTGACATCTCCTCCGGCTGACAACCAGAGTAGTTTTACTGAAGGAGAAAATGTTGTGTGGAATCAAATCAAAGCAGAACCAGTAAGGAATGAAAGTGTAAACGCGTCAGCGACTGTACTGCAGCAAAGCGATTCCTTGCCTACTGCTGGTTCGGAGCAGTCTCCTACGGCTTCAGTGAAGACAGAGGTGGCAATTCCAGCAAGCAGCATTAAGATGGCTGCTGTTAACCAGAAGATCCGAGATAACTTTGTAAAAAGGGGTAAATTGGCTGCTTCTGCCAGTAAAGTAGATACCACTAAACCTGGAGCCCAGCAGTTGTGCTCATCAGTTGACTCTTGTCTTACAGTTttccaagaaagaaaggaagaagactGTCTCAGTCAGACTCagaatattcaaaatatttctgtgaccTCAGACACACTAAAACCGGAAGCCCTTGAATCAAAAAGCTTAGAAAGACAAGTGAGCATTGTAAATCCATTCAGCGTGCAGAATCAGGCAGGATATCGAAACAGTGTACCCATTTCCAAACTTGAAATTGAAGACAGTATTAAGGCTGCAGCTAATCTATATAACCTGCCTTTAAAAACTTTAGAAAGTATTACGTTTATTCCTTCGCAGCCTAACATAAATAGCCCTTTAGTTTCAGCTGTGCCACCAGCAGCGCCAATTCAGAAATTTAATTGTCAGGTTGAGGGGTGTACTCGAACGTACAACTCGTCACAGAGCATTGGCAAACATATGAAGGCAGCGCACCCTGACCAATATGCCGCTTTTAAAATGCAGCGTAAAAATAAGAAGCCACGAAAATCCACCAACCTGCAAAATGTGCCGAACGATGGGAAGATTGTATATCTTATGCCGTCGCAAGTGGGCAATCCCACCAGTGGTGCTGCTTTTACTACACAGAACAAACCTAATTTGAATCCCACCTGTTCCAGTCAAGTACAACATGTCTCAAGTCCACTTTTCCCAACCCACCTAGAAAATTTGGCCAATCCTATGTTGCCTATAGTGGAAAGTGTCATAAATCCAAGTTTGTCTACTCGTATTAAAAGTGAGCCTGAGAGTGTTTTATGTTCACAAATGGAAAATCTGTCAGGTGCAACTTTACCTTCCCAGTTGGACGATCTGGCAAAAACAGTTATGCCTCTGAATATTGATGGTGGTTcagatccttttcttcctttgcctgcAGAAAATGGCCCAATGTCTCTCTTTCCTTCGTCAGCGGAGAATCCTCCAAATTCAGTCTTCTCACAACTGGAAAATAACACAAATAACTTTTCGTCACAACTTGAAGGAAACACTAGTTCTGCTTTCCCAAAAGAGGAAACTGTTGATCAAATATTTCCCTCACGATTGAGTAATGAAAATAACTTCAATGAAACTGGTTCTCAACATCCACCttcagaaaaggtgaaaaaagatcGTGGCAGGGGCCcaaatgggaaagaaaggaagcCAAAGCATAACAAGCGGGCAAAGTGGCCAGCAATAATTAGGGATGGCAAATTTATCTGTAGCAGGTGTTTCAGAGTTTTCACTAATCCTAGATCACTTGGTGGTCACTTATCTAAGAGGTCTTATTGTAAGCCTCTTGAAGGATCAGAAATTTCTCCAGAAGCTCTGCAGGCTAACGGACAGTCTTTGCTTGCCAGTATGATTCTTTCCTCAAATTCATTAAACTTGCAGCAACCCCAGGAGTCTGCCTTCAATCCAGAGACATGTTTTAAAGATCCATCTTTCCTCCAGTTACTTGCAGCTGAAAATCGTTCCACAGCTTTACTGCAGACTGTGTTTCCACGAGTCAATGTGACTAACTTTAATACCGGTGGGAATGAGGAAGGaaatcaaataataaaacaaGCCTTGGAGACTGCAGGCATCCCGAGTACCTTTGATAACACGGAAGTACTTCCACATGTAGTTACAACAAGTTGCATCACTGGTACGACTCAGATAAATGCAACTGTTCTTCCCAACTCAACCGCGTCGCCTCTGCTGCAGCCTGTCTGCAACCCCAGTACCCTGCTAACAGACCAAAACAGGACCCCCAATGCCAAAATTCCTCCGATAAATGAATGCAAGAGTTTGCCTGTTTTTGCGACAGAGGACTTAATGCTAAAGACTATTGAAAATGGCTTATGTCCCAGCTCGTTTTCTAACACTGTTGCAGCAGCGCAAAACTTTGCAGGGAACAGTTCGCGAGTTTCAGTTATAAGTAGTCCCAAGAATTCAGGATCAAGCAACTTGAATAAAAAGGGAACCAGTGCttcaaagaggaagagaaaagcaactaCACCTTTGCTCGCGCCCAATACGTCACAGAAAGTAGAATTAAATAATACAACGATGGGACTTCTAACCAAAAGCACTGACGGAAAAGTGCAAATACAGGGCGAAGGTTTTCAGTCCAACTTGCTGGCAAATTGTGGCTCTCAAGCAGCGGTGGAAAATCTCACACAGAAACTCAATAACGTTGACAATCAGTTATTCATGGCCAGCATCAAAGAGAACTTCAAAACAAATCTCGAGGCTCATACGTTACCCCCTTTAACAGTAAAAACTGAAAATGGGGATTCCCAAATGATGGCTGTAAATTCCTGTGTGCAAGCAAATTCGCAGGAACAGATTTCAGAAGACAATGTTATGCAGAACTTTGAAAAAACCctggaaataattaaaactgcTATGAATTCACAAATACTTGAGGTGAAAACTGAAATTCAAGACACCATTGCTGCTTCAGAACAGAATTCGCAAGTCAATAATGCACAGGCTTCTTCAGGAAATGGTGCACATAGTGTAAAACTACCCACTCCTGCACAGTTTGCCGTGCATGCGGGGAATGTCACCACTGCAAAGAGTAGCTCTGCTCAGTCTGAGACATCTCAAAAGGACGATACTCAAATATTGGAAATTTTGGAGCGCTTGCAAAAACTGAAACTAGAAGATGATTCACCCATTCAGGTCTCTGAGACTGTTTCCCAATGTCCTCCAGCAGACGTGCTAGCACCAGCAGTTCCTGTTGTATCGACTGAAAATAAACCCCTCATCCAGATATCTCCAGAGGCAAGTAACATTCAGTTTAGTGATAAAGTAAATAAACCGTTTGTATGTCAGGATCCAGGCTGCAATTATAGTGCTATGACAAAAGATGCATTATTTAAACACTATGGCAAGGTTCATCAGTACAGTGCAGAAATGATACTAGAAATTAAGAAACATCAACTGAAGTATGCTCCGTTCAAATGTGTTGTAGCTACCTGTCCAAAAACATTCACAAGAAACTCTAATCTCCGAGCACACTGTCAGCTTGTACATCATTTTACGACAGAGGAGatggtaaaattaaaaattaaaaggccTTATGGCAGAAGATCTCAAAATGAAACTGTAAACACAGCCCCACAACCTGTTGAAATAAAAACTTTGCAGACACtaataatagaaaacaaaactgcagctCCATTGGTCAAAGAAGCTGAGATAAAGGAAGCTGTAGAGCCTGTAAAAGTCTCGGAAAAACTTCTGCCAGAAAATAATATTCCTGAAAGACTGGAAAAACCTCCCCAAGTGGTTTCTGTTCCACTGGAGCAGCATAATGCAGAGACTATTGGTAGTACACAGGCACAACCCAAAGTACGCAAGGTTAGGAGgtacaggaaggaaaaagaggagagaaaacgTCGGAAGCCCGTAACAAAGTCTCTGGAGTTTCCCACTAGATACAGCCCTTATAGACCATACCGGTGCGTCCATCAAGGCTGCTTTGCGGCTTTTACAATACAACAAAACCTAATCCTTCATTACCAAGCTGTGCACAAATCAGACCTCCCTGCTTTCTCTGTCGAAGTGGAGGAGGAGATTGAGCCAGGCAAAGAGGAACGCGATGAGGTGGAAACCAAACCCACCGTCAGAGAGTTCAGGTGTGAGGTGAGTGACTGCTCTCGCATCTTCCAGGAAGTTACCAGCTTGATACAACATTATATGAAGCTTCATGACATGACCCCAGAGCAAATTGGAAGTATGAAATCGGCTCCAGAGACAGGAAGGTTTTCTTGTGATCAGTCTCAGTGTAAGACTTCGTTTACAGCATATCTTAACTATGTTGTACATCTTGAGGCAGATCACGGTATAAAGATAAAGCCAAACAAAGTAGAAGATGACGGCGTATTCAAATGTGACTGTGAAGGCTGTGACCGTATTTATGCTACTAGGTCTAACCTCTTAAGGCATATTTTTAACAAACATAATGACAAGCATAAAGATCATCTAATAAGACCCAGGAGACTGACACCAGGTCAGGAAAACATTTCAAGCAAAGCAAATCAGGAGAAACCGTTGAAGTCCAAACAGAGAGGACTGAAAAACAGATCGGGAAAAGAAGGTAACAGGCTGTCAGTGAAAACAAAACggaagaaaaatgtgaacttGGAAAACAAAAACTCAAAAGGAATACAAGTTCAAGAAAATAAGGCTTATTCACTGAAACGTGGCAAGCACGTGTATTCAATAAAGGCTAGAAATGATGCCTTATCGGAGTGTACGAGCAGGTTCATAACTCAGTATCCATGTATGATAAAGGGATGCTCCTCAGTAGTTACAAGTGAAAGTAACATAATAAGGCATTATAAATGTCATAAGCTGTCCAAAGCATTTACTTCCCAACACAGAAATCTTCTTATTGTATCTAAAAAGCACTCTGTCTCAGAAGTAAAGGAAGCCTCTTGTGAGCAAGAGGAGACTGATAAAAAAAGCGATGTGAAAGAGCCTGAACCGACTTTGATAGTGAGCAATAATGATTCAAGCACATCTACGTTACCgcaaaaggaaactgaaaaaggtGAGAAGGATGAAGTGGACGAACTGACAGAACTATTCATTACTAAACTGATTAACGAGGATTGTTCAAGTGCTGAAAATCAAGCAAAAATATCTTCCAGTGTAAATGGTGACTTGCAGGAGACCAGCTCCTGcccttcagaaaagcaaaaatccaacaacttaaaaagagcaaacaaagaaaaaaatgtatctcaGAATAAGAGGAGGAGAACCGAAAAAACTGAGGAAGTACTGCCCATTGACGTGAGTAGCATGCACAGGGAGGAAGAGACCGCTGTCGCCATTCAAACGGCCGAAGAGCAGCCCGCAGCTTTCGACTGGAGCTCGTTTAAGCCGATGGGTTTTGAAGTGTCATTCCTCAAGTTCCTCGAAGAGTCTGCtgtgaagcaaaagaaaagcaccGAAAGAGACTACCACAGCAGCGGAACCAAAAAAGGGTCCCATTCGAACTCACGAAAATCCAACGAGAAGACCTCCATAGCAAGTAATACTGTCACTTGGTCATGTTCTGAAACTGAAACCCTTGTACCGTTTGCCAACCCCTCACGGCTTCCCTGTGGTGATAACGTGAAGATCGTTTTAGACAAGACTTTTAAAGACTGTGCCGAGCGTGTGTTGAAGCAACTTCAGGAAATGAAACCTGTCGTCAGTTTGACAAAGCTCGAAGGACGTTGGGAGGATAATCCAGAGGTTACAGCTGCAAAAGTTGTTGTTACGCGTCCCGAGGAAGGGGAGTCAAAATACTGA